The nucleotide sequence CATaatccattttctgctgctctaGTGCTGAATCCAGGCTCATCTTTTCCTTTCGAATATCATGCAGAGCCATTTCAGTTTCAGAATTCTGAAGACGAAACGCTTGCCTCTCTTGCTCAAAAGATGACAATGCTTCTTTGGATTTCTCGTTGGACTGAGACAGTTGTTCTGTTGAGATTTTAAGCTTCTCCTTTAGTTCTTCGATCTCTTTGAGGAGCTCTTCCTTCTCGTTACAGACTTTTCTTTGGATTGCAAGCAACTCTTCTTTCTCCTGCAGAAGATGAAGTCTCTCAGAATCAGTCACCTGACTGCTTGTCTTAAACTCTTCCAGTATCTGGGCCAGGCTCATTTTGGAGGCTTTAAGTTCTTCACATTCACGGACAGAGCTCTCCAAGTCTTTCTTAGCAACAGTGAGCTTATTCTGGAGCTCCTCCTTCACTGTCTCAAGGCTCTTTTTATCCAACACAGAGGCACTGATTTCAGAGGACATCTCTACCTTCTCttttgttaatgtttctgtGAGTGCCTGCAGTTGGGTATTCTTCATTGTAAGATCTTCTTTTTCTAAGTTCAAAGATTTAAGTTTTTCCTGCAGTTCGGCATTCTTAGCATCAAGAGATTTTTTGGCATTTCTAGCAGCATCTCTTTCTAAAATAAGATTGTCTTTCTCTGATGTGAGTTTTGACTTGCTTTCATTGAGGTCCTCTTCAAGTCGGTTCCTCTCCTTGCAGATATTCTCATAATCCTCAAGTAGTTGTTTCTTTTTAGCCTGAATTTGCTCAATGTCCTGCTGATGTTTTAGGAGCAAGTCATTCTTCTCTGCATATTGTCTTTGAAGCTCTTCAATTTGGGCCTGGTGTTCACTTTTACTATGTTTCAGGttcttgttttcagtctgaacttcCTGAAGAAGATCTTTgagcttcttcagttctgtgtTCAATGACATCCTTTCTTCATCGAAGCATTTGTTACTTGTGATTAATTCTTCTTGATATTTTGAAAGCTTGTCTCTGGTTATTAGCAGTTCTTCATTCTGGACTGAAAGCTCCTGGTGTCTAATCTCAAGGGCAGAGAGCTTAGTCTGCACATCTGAAAGCTGTTTCTCCAGTTTGTCTTTCTTAGCCTTAACATCCTCACTTTCCTTACAAAGGTTTTCCAGATCTAGActctgtttttccagttttttggACAAATGTTCAACATCATGCTTGTAGGTTTCAAGCTCAGCGGAAAGACACTgggaaaataaagatgaaaggaaaaaaaaaggaggggaatGTAGATACAGGGAAAAGTAAGATGAATCCAAAAATAAACCAAGCAGATATGGACATAAGTGATATGCATTTGGAAAGGTTAAGCTGCagaagcatcaaaaatggtaaaaGATCACACCACAGGTTACACCAtgatcattaaaaaatataaataaataaaaaataaataaatagtggAACATTTTCACTTTAGCCCTTACttgcttaaaataaaaatattaatgtcaCTGATGGCAATACATTTTACTGGCACATACATAGATAAGGAGTGTTTGATTACTGTATTACTTGCAGCATCTTGTACAACACTTCCCTAAATTAGTATGGGGAGCCACACTACACttatttctttgtgtattttgattttttcaAAATCAATAGAAATTGTTGTCTTTTGTGATGTAAAGATACAAACAAAACCTTAACTTTGttacaaagtgaaaatgttctACTTAAATGAAACACTAGGCTGATAAACAATGTTAGCAGGGGTACATAGCAAAAGCAGTTCTCTGTAATttgaaagaaaatttaaaatCAACAGCTCAACGTATAGTATATTAATGAAACTAGTGATTCAGCTTGAACTGAACTAGAATCCTACGTAATGCATTCATTTaccagcaagaaaacaaatactggCTTTTCCAATAACCATAAATTGTCTTAAATACATTAGAGACATCATTTATAAAGTGAACCCCTGCAAACATATAGCCCATAGCACCATCCAATGAGGGAGCTAAgatgaatatgaaaaaatagGTTATTAGCCTAACACCTTGGGGAAATGAGCAGCTCATCACAAATCTGTATGATGGTAATTGTGAGTGAAAATGTTATTGATAATATACAATAATCattaatgttaaatgaaaacatttttttacacatCTTCAAACAGTCTCCCATAACTTTGTTGTAGTCACATCCTGTTTTAGAGTTTAAACTGGTGTAACATCTGTAGGGTGTTTAAAAATCACACTTTTCATCTATAAGAATAGATAGGTGATATTTTCCCGGATTATTTCAAGCATCTAATATtcttaaaaaaatcagtaaTACATAAAGCatctttttttacattaaactaGCTCTTTACAGAGAATAGCAATTCTGTTGATTCAActaatgtgtctgtgtatgtttgtgcttaCCTGAGCTTGTTCCTTGTATGGCTGCAGCTCAGATACCAACTTCTCCAGCTCCTGGGTTTTGTTcttggaggaggagagctccTGCTTCAACTTGTCAACCTGACTCTGCAGCACCTCACGTTCCTTTACATGGAGCTCTGAGGCCTGAGAGAGGGATTTTTCTTGAGAGGCCCTCAGCTCCTCAACTAGGGTCTCACCCTGTTTAACAGTCTTCTCctagaaaacaggaaataagaaAGGCAATAACTAATCACAATACAGAATTTCTCTATTTGTTTTGAATCAGGCACTGACTTACATTCAAAAGTGAGATAGTGGGATAATTTCCAATGTATCATAAACCAAATAATACTAATTTGAATGTGTATAAAACGAAATCTTTAGGTACCTGATATAATTATCAAACACACTTTTTATGAATGCCCTACATCACTAACCAAGCTAGCAATCTTTTCCTGGAGGTCTTTTATTTGAGACTGATGTGTATCTCTGGTCTCTTTCAGCTCCTGCTCTCTGCGGGACTGTTGCTGCTGGAGTTGTTCATTCATGTGTGCcaccttctccttctcctctgcaaGTTGACTCTGCAACTCCTCAAGCCTCCTGAGtgttaacaaaaaaacaaacaaacaaaaaaaaaatgtttgaggaAGATGTTCGCTACAGCATGGAATAACACAAAAGCAAGAGATTAACATATTGATTATATGATCTCTTGCAAAGTGAGTATCCAATTCAGACAAGAGTGATATAGTTTGTTTTAAGTGGTGTAATGAAGTAATGTAAGAGTTGGGAATAATAAAGTGTGGTACCTTTCTTTCTGAATGAGGTCTTCATTCATTTTAGTCAGCTGTACTGAACTATCACCAGATGCCTTCATCATGTCAGAAATATCATTTTCCAGCTTGCTTTTGTCTTTTGAAAGCTGCTCAAGCTTTTCATCTGCAGCCTTCAGTTTCCTCTCCAGCCCTGATTTGAGACATGATGTGTTAGTTTGTACAGTctaaaggttttaaaaacatCCTTCCTTCAAGCTTCCGgcataaaataaaagaatgcaCTTTAAATAATCTCACCAGAAAGCTGACTTCTTAGAGACTCTGATTCTGTGGCTAGGGAAGTGCACTGCTCTTCCTTCTTAGTGAGCTTCTCACATGTttctgcaaaaagaaaaaaaaaacaaaaacattttagatcCTAGAAGCTGTGTAAACTGAAAAAGGCCAAATAGTAACAAATGATGGGAAAGGGTGGGAGGGAAAACATTTGATTATCTGAACAAAGAACTATTGCTTATATCATTTACCTTGCATAGTTTTTGCTAATTTTGTGTGCTCCTCTGTGCTTTCAGCCAACTTTTGTTTCTGTGGGGAAAAGTTATTTTGCATCACATGTTTGTATATATCAGTGCTAGACAAATTTACAAGTCAAAATTCCATGGTGATTTTCGTGGTTTGTCAGCATTTTGAAATATGTTTGGTCATGAGGCTGACTGATACATTGGAGAGCAGATATTCAAGCAGATATTTTAGCTGATATTAGCTTATTCATACTATTCATCAGGCAATGAATAACAAGAAATTGCAGTAGAGAAATGCCAAAGATATGATTAAGGTCATTTAGTAACACTGACACAAtaaacaggaaaagaggagcTGTATCCTCATCAAAAATTAAACCATAAGCCTCACCAAGCCTCCAAGTTCTTGTTCCATGGTGCCCTTCTCCTGCTTTACAGTAGTCAGAGTCTGCTGTAAAGAAAGGACCTCCTTCTGTTGGCCTTCCAACTGAGAGCTCAATTCACTAACCTATAGCACATCAAGTAAAAAATACAGTAGAAAGAGAGCAAAAGCACACAGATATGCAcattaaacatgaataaaatgatGGCTGAGGACATTGTCTGAAAATGCTATATTAACTTGACACAAGTAGGACACCACTTTGTtaaaatatgacacacacatgaGGATGGTGTATTAAAATGGTGAGGAGGTCAATAAAAACCCACCTTGGCACCCTGGTTGTTTCCTTGGCTCTGAACCTCCTCTAACTGACTCTTCAGGGTCACAACCTCCTGATTACTTTGTGCTACTTGGCTGCGTAGAGCAACCATTTCTGCCATCTGCTCTTTGGTTTCTCTGTCCTTGTCTTGGATCCGTTGTGCTAACATTGCCTCTTTCTCCTCAAGCTCCTTTACCCTAAGTTCAGCAGCATGAAGCTTTCCGAGAACATCTTCCATCTCTACAAGGTGCTGCTCCTCCGCCTTTTCAACGCTGGACCGTAGCGACTCCTCCAGTCGCTCCTTATCCTCGGTCAAAGACAACAGCTGTGCCTTCAGTGCCTGCATCTCTTGAGTCCAAGCTGCAGTGTCAGCGTCATGTTTGGCTCTGGCCTCCTCAAAAGCCAGATGGTGCTCTAACTTCAGCCTCTCTAGCGCACTTTTGGTTTCTACAAGCTCCTCTGTCTGGGCACCTGCGCCTTTGCTGAAGGACACCTTCAGGTCCTCTATGGCTTGCTGGTGAGATGCAATGGCAGACTCCAACTTGGAACGCCACTGTTCAGTAATGTCAGCATTCTCCTTCTCAGCCTGGCTTATACGCATCTGCAACTGCTCATTGTCACCAGAGAGCCTTACAGATGTAGTCTGGAGCTGGGCAACTGCCTCACTGTGGGCCTTTTCTTGAGCTTCTAGCTTCTCCCTGTATTTCGCTAGCTCTTCTTGCTGCTTAGCTTCTTGGGAAGCCAACTGATCCCTCAGAGAGTTTATCTCTTccagaaggggagagagagtagagtTAGAGTCCTCAGAGCCTTGCTGGGTCCCAAGACGCAGCTGCAGGTCAGCTACCTCTCTTGTACGCAGTGAAAGGTCCTTCTCAAGCTCCATTATACGGGATCTTTCCGATACAGTAGCAACCTTTAAAAGCAGAAATCTTGCATTTAAAAATGCTGTTCCAATCTGACATACCGGTGTGCACTGACAAAACCGTATTCATAGTTTAAAAAAACCATacttaacaaatgaaaaactgacTGATAAACCAAAATAGTATATAACAAAACACTAACACTACTTTCTAAGAGAGAAACCAATTAATTTGCTTGCTTAATGAGGAAGGTGTAAAACTACTGATCCAAGTAACAAGGTGTTATACTGACCTCTTGTGGCTATAAAGAGTACAAAGAATGGAAGTGAACACCCAAAGAACATATGGAGCTACAGGAGGGTGTAAGGCATTTTCCACCATCCAACGAAAACTCGTCATCACTAAATTAATGCTATTTTGACCTCATGATTTGGGAGAATTATGAACTAGAAAAACTCTTAAAAAGAAGTCTCAAGGAGCATTGCATGCCCCAGTATGTTTATGTTATCTACCTATGCCCAAATCTAATCTATTGTTTATAAATGTTCTCAAACATGCATCTCTTTTAGCTGCTTCaacataatatttaaaaacttgGTTAATACAGgtttacattaaaatcacaattttcTGGAAAAAATAACTGTCAAAAGAGATCCTGTAGAAACCTCAAGCTCATGAAACTATAGGGACAtagttatatatatttattttactgattcTTATATCTATATACACTAAGGGAACACAAGGATATATAGTCTGGGAGGTGGAGCAGGTTTTAAACTAGCAAATGCAGGGACACCAAATAAGCAGGACAAATGGATGCTGGGAAGGACATAGGATAACCAAGCTAATCAATGATAACTGATTAGCTGGGAACAAGGGAGAAGTTTGTCTGTCTGGTTAAGCAGTGATATCAGTAAAGCAAGAGTGAGTTCAGGTTGGGAGACTTATTGGAaaatagaaaagtaaaagaGCTGTCGCTCAGGACAGCTGAAGGATGCATGTGATTTGTTAACAGGTACAACACTGATGTATACTTTTCAGTGTCATAGAATTTTAAGTGGATCAATTTAAATATGAGGGAAGTTAATATTTCAAAGATAGTTAAAATACTAATTGACAGCTAATTCCACAAATTGTGATGAAGATTAGATTTGCAAATTCTCTGCATTTAAACAAACCTAATATATGTGttagtttattatttaatttgtttactgTCAAAGCAGGAGTAAATATTTTCTTATATGAAGctggaaaaatatatttgaggGAATTAATCACCACAAGCCCATACAAAGCAAAGCTCCAGGTACTGCTTGACACCTTTCTGTACCCCCTGCAAATTTTTTGGCCACTATCCCCGGCCCAGGCCCTCTTTTCCAACGCAGCACACTGCAGAACAGAATTCATTACCCTAGTGTCTTCTAACTCTCTTTGGAGTTTCTCAGCTTTGGTCTTTTCAAAGAGCAGGCTCTGTTCAAGCTCCTTAATGTGGGCATGCTCCAGTCTGGTCTGCGTCTGTTAGTAAACaagggggagaggaagagaacaCACCAGTGCCACCATCACATGCCAGcccaacacagacagagagggagggagacaggagagaggggtgagggGTTTGGGGTTTGGacgatgatgatggtgatgctgtgtgtttatgtgtgtgtgtctgtgtatgagcATTTGAGGGGAGGTTGGGAAAAGGTTGTTGGGTGGAGGTGGGGAGTGGTGGGTGAGTGGAAATGGGAAAATACCCCATGCAGAACTTTCAGGCTGTGCCATAAACAGCTGCACTTAAGGAATTTTGTGAAAGAATGGTGGGAAATACAAGACAGGCAGCAAAAGAGGGAGAAGTGTGTTATGGATGTGCAGGATGAGTATGTTGATGGGGGCAGTTTAGAAACCATGCAAAATTGACACCTGGTGAACAAAGCATGTTGATTGTTATCATACAGAGAAAATTTGATAATGTGTGTCAAGCCAGCAAgtaaaatcacataaaaatgacttcacCATTTCATTGAGAGAAAGCAGTGATGGTTGTTTCCTGGCCCCTATACTTCTCTCTGCAATATGGAGGTCAATGCATCATATCATACAGAAGATATGCAATGTTGTAGAATTGTAATCTTTGTAACAtataacattaatatttatttaacaatggAAGATCTTCACTCCCATACCCCTGTTCTTTGCTTCACTGACCCAAGTATCTGCTGATTTATTACACCCTTTGATTTTGTACAAAACCCTACAGCATTATCAATACCCAcactgctttctctctttggtGACAAGGCCACACTGTACAATGTCAGTACTGTATAAGAAACCACCAGTTATCAGACCACCATGTGCAGGATTTGTGACCAACTTAAGAGAAATCAATCAGTAACATAAAAGCATGTGGGGctcaagaaacagaaaagattcCCATTTGACTTTTTAGTATTATGTCCTATAAATAAGGGTTTATGGCAACTTAATTGAAGCATTTCCTAACACAAATTTGTGCTTCTAGTCTTATATGTTACCTAGTGTATGTTAACttaaaagtttcattttgaaaagGGGAATAGCACCAATTTAACTAACTGATGTACCATATGCAAAGGTAATGAATAAAGCAAGAAAGGATGTGATATAAGAAACATATTTTGAGGCTCactttaaatttcattttctggGATCTTTGAATGTAAACATTTACTTAGACAGTGTATACAACCACAGTTCATTGTGTGGTAGTTATGAACTATTCTTTATAAAATCTatgtaaaaattacattttaattcttAAGTTGAGTGCTATTCCCCTTCAGTTGTGGGGGGCAGACTGAATTCAAGTCTGTGTCTGGGCAGTGGAATGACAAGGGAGCATCTCCAGTGGTTCCATGCTGAGCACTGGACCAACATGAAAAGACGAGGACgagaaggaagaagaagcaATAACATCACATCACTGAACAGGGAGGCACTGAGGGTTATAGCACAACATTAGTACACCTTCAACAGCTTGAAGTCAACAAAGCATTTTTGAGTTTGGCCTGTTTGGagtgttttttgtatttcaagctgcatgcaagttttttttaatatatccACAGCTGTGAGTAAGTAATTAACTGTTAGTCACATGTTTAAAAAGAAGATAAAGGAGTATTCTAACCCTGCAGCCCTCATTTTAAACATCTATTTTGAGCTCAGCTCTCTTCAGGGCAATTGAGAAGGTCCCTTGTGTAGCAAACTGTGGAATAAATAACAAATCCTTTGATCAGATATGAACAGAGATATCACCAGGCCCCAATAGTCTGTATATCCTAACTTGGGATGAGAACATGACTCACTTAAGAGAAAGACAATGAGTAATCAGAGCCTAACAATAGGACAGTATAATCATTTATTCCTCCATAATAGACAAAGGTTAATCAAATTTTATGATGAAAAGTTCTTTAAACATATCATTTATCTCTCCACATTAAGCCTTTCCCCAGGCTTGTACTCGTACAACAATATTAATATGCCCGTTAACAAGACAGGTATAGTGACCACTTGAGGCCTCATAATCCTTCTCGCACCACTGGGTGCATGTGACAGCACATCACCTAATGCAAGATGAAGTCAGTATCAAACTGTCCATGCAAACACGTACTGAGACTGAAAGAGTGGGTAGTTTGTACTGCTAACACAAACAAGAGATGATGCAAATGCTCTCTCTGGACTTGACTGTAGCTCTGTGACAAGGGATACCAGATTATCTTGTGCACTCTTGAACTGCATTGGACCTGCACTGATGTACACAGAAAAATTTATAACGCTTTACTGTCATAAGCTGGAATCCTGAGATGCAGGGTGACTTAAGTGACTGCTGCTTCTGAGACGTAATATAagtttagattttaaatgagTGGGACAAATGTCAAGTTAAACATTCCTTCCACtttattctttaataaaaatacCAATGCCTGTCTTGCAGTCTGTTTCAGTATTATTGCACTGATCAAATCCCCCCCCCAAACAAAAATCCAATAAAATGTTGCAAAGATTGTGCATTTACCTCTAGGTCTCCTTTGGTGATGCAGGCTTCCTCTACACGGAATTGAAGGTCCTCCACCTTCCtattaaacaggaaaaaaatatatcatactggagcttttctgtttttctttcaacttAACTGGGGAACTAACAGCTTCTAAACTACTATGATTAAGATAAGCCAATGCAGGCAAACCTCTTTACTCAGGACTATTTAAGTATACCAGCATTATTATCTTAGCTgcaattttctcattttctgtctcaacaAGCTGACCctaaaaagtaaatatatatGCCATTACAGATACTGTACTCTATTATAACCTTATAATAGATACTGAGATATTGCCATGGGTGACTTCTGATTTGTCAAACCTCTGGGAATTCTTACCTacgctcctcctccagctgattCAGCAGCTccactttgtctttgtctgcagCTTCTACCAAGGCACGTAACTGATCCATCTTAGCCTCCATCTTTGACAACATGGTCGGACATTGGACATAAAAATTAATAGAAATAttgagaaagcagagagagaagaagataTTGTCTAATTCCAACAGTAATTTAGGATCAAAAGGAAGACCGATACTAATCAGCCACTGGTGAGCTGACCTGCTCCTGATCATCCCTGAGCAGGGTAATTTCTTGCTCCATCTCCCCAACATGGCTAGTGGCCTTGGCAACCTCAGCTCTCTCCATGTCCCTCTCAGCCATTAGCTGCTCAAtatgctgctgcttctccttcaGTGCCTCCTGCAGGGCTGTAGTGCCTGAGATCTTTCGATTATACCGGGATGATGTCTCTGTTAactatagagagagagaagagaagcatGGTCAGACTGGTGAGCAACCAAAGTATAAAACAAGTGTATCAGTACAACTTTCTAATATTGTTGTTATTGAGTGTGCACATGTCTCACCAGGCCTGTGCGGCTAGGCTTGGCACTGACAGAGGATGCCACAGAACTCATGGTACTGATGGAGGAGGCGCTAGGACTTCTCTTCAGCCCTGATGGAGTGGCCACTACTTTCCGAAcagttgtttttgctttggCTGGTGTGGTTGAAGGGAAGCCAATGCGTGTGACTTTGTGCACTGGAGCAAATAAGCCATATTTGGGTTGGCACTGAAAATATCTGGGGACAGATAATTGAATAATGGAAGTCATAGCATACATGTGGTTGACAAGTATAACAACTTATCTTTTAGTTATTTACAGTTCCAGTCGCTTTTGTACCTTGTGCCTGCCACTGCCCCATCATTCTTTCCTAAAGGCTCATCCAATTCCACACCGCACCACTCGCCTTTGGCAAAATCTGTTTCTCCGAGGAAACGTACCACTCCAGCCTTTGTACCACCAACCTGAGAGAAGAATATTAACATTAGCCATCGTTTAATCCACTCGACAGATAAGTCAGGCCTTAAGAGTAATCAGCTTTGCCTGGTAATAAACCCTGAGTGAGATAATTCCATcaaagcaacagaaacaaacatgcGCCTGCTTTGAACTGAATGTGACCAAACAGTCAACATGTGAAACTGAACacgtttttcttctttcacttaTTTAAACACACATCTGCAAGGTTTCCATGAAACTAAATTTACTAGTAGTGAGCACATTTCCCCTGCAGCCCTATAGGCATGAGTGACACTTCCTCTTTAAATAACATGTTACACACCCTCCTGACtgaggaaagggagaaaaaagggaaTCTACAAGGAGGAAGGAAGGTGATCATCAAGCTATATTCAGACCTATGGGACTTCACACAGATGGTGACTGCACTCAACGGTGTTAGTAATAGTACGTCCATGAACTCAGAAGTGGAAGTTTGGTGACATAAAGTGGAAGAGACCTTGTTTCAATGTTAATTTCTCTGAGATTACAACACTGAGGAACAGGAAGGTTCTATAAGTCATGTGACTCTGAACAAATATTGTTCTTGCTAATGCAGCAGAGTTCTGTCACTTTGCTGAAATATCCACAGAAGaagtatattttaaataatgaaacaaacttTACCAACACACGGTCACCCATCTTCAGTTCTCTTTCCCCCTTCTTGACTGATCCAGTCTCTGACAGGTTGGAGACAGATTCACTGTTTGTGCGTGCAAGGTTGGAAGATGGTGTAGCTGGCGTAGCTGGCGTAGCAGTGGAAGCCTTCTTGGCTGCTGTGGTAGTTGAGGGTACTGTTGATTTTGTGGCAGGTGTATGCGATGCTACGCTACCAACTGAAGGAGTGGGAGATGCAGCACGGGAGGGCGGTGCCGTCTGAGTTCCATTAGCCTCCCCCTCCGTGCGAGACAACTTGGATGGACGAGTAAATATACCTCGCAGGGCTTCACACTGGAAGTAGCGTACCCCTGCCACTGACCCATCATTCTTCCCAATTGGCTCATCTAGAACAATCCCTGCCCACTGTCCTGGGGCAAACTGTGTCTCTCCCAAAAACTGAATGTAGCCTGGCTTATTCCCGTTGACCCATACCCGTTCCCCAATCTGGAAGTTCTCCTCAGCATTTTGGGCATCTCCTCCAGTGGCACTTGCAGCTGATTTGTCTGCGGCAGCAGCTTTAGCTCCTGCTGAAACGTAAgtagagagaaaggaaaaaatcCACTGAGTAACTGTCTTGTGAAAGAAGGACAAATGACACAAATGCTgtgcaaaacactgaaacatcatGCAATTTGATGCTCAAATTATACTACACAAGTTTAATCTGTcctgtttaaatgtgttcatttacTAGCTTTAAAATTTAGCGTAGGTGAACATTGAGTTCAGAATATCTTATAACACTTATGTGTTCCTAAAGTTAAGAATCAATCTCCATGATCAATATTAAAGCCAACATGTCAACAGGACTTCCAACTGCCAAAATCCTACAGTGACATCAATACTGCTATTGAAATCTAGGCTAAATGTCTGAAAAGCTGGCTTTAACATTGTTCTCACACAAATCACTAATTTTGGCAAGATACTGGTGTAAAAGCTGTGAGGCCCAGATCACCTTGCTGCCATCCccaatgcacacacaaaatacttGCCTATTATATGGGGCCGTGAGCTCCATCCTGCAACTCTAAGctaatacaaaaatattagcTCTACAGAGTTTCCCTTGCATCATTTGACGGATCACGTAGCACAATTATTTTGTCTAATGTCATTACTtccaaataaatacatacttATTAAACTACCGTCAAACCATAGAGCAGGGTGTGCAGAATGTTTCTAGCAGGGCAAAATTAAGACTAATTTTTACTATGACTTCCACACTAGAGCTAGGC is from Lates calcarifer isolate ASB-BC8 linkage group LG13, TLL_Latcal_v3, whole genome shotgun sequence and encodes:
- the clip1a gene encoding CAP-Gly domain-containing linker protein 1 isoform X2, which produces MSTAKPSGIKVPSKIARAPGTGAPKTNPSTGAKAAAADKSAASATGGDAQNAEENFQIGERVWVNGNKPGYIQFLGETQFAPGQWAGIVLDEPIGKNDGSVAGVRYFQCEALRGIFTRPSKLSRTEGEANGTQTAPPSRAASPTPSVGSVASHTPATKSTVPSTTTAAKKASTATPATPATPSSNLARTNSESVSNLSETGSVKKGERELKMGDRVLVGGTKAGVVRFLGETDFAKGEWCGVELDEPLGKNDGAVAGTRYFQCQPKYGLFAPVHKVTRIGFPSTTPAKAKTTVRKVVATPSGLKRSPSASSISTMSSVASSVSAKPSRTGLLTETSSRYNRKISGTTALQEALKEKQQHIEQLMAERDMERAEVAKATSHVGEMEQEITLLRDDQEQMEAKMDQLRALVEAADKDKVELLNQLEEERRKVEDLQFRVEEACITKGDLETQTRLEHAHIKELEQSLLFEKTKAEKLQRELEDTRVATVSERSRIMELEKDLSLRTREVADLQLRLGTQQGSEDSNSTLSPLLEEINSLRDQLASQEAKQQEELAKYREKLEAQEKAHSEAVAQLQTTSVRLSGDNEQLQMRISQAEKENADITEQWRSKLESAIASHQQAIEDLKVSFSKGAGAQTEELVETKSALERLKLEHHLAFEEARAKHDADTAAWTQEMQALKAQLLSLTEDKERLEESLRSSVEKAEEQHLVEMEDVLGKLHAAELRVKELEEKEAMLAQRIQDKDRETKEQMAEMVALRSQVAQSNQEVVTLKSQLEEVQSQGNNQGAKVSELSSQLEGQQKEVLSLQQTLTTVKQEKGTMEQELGGLKQKLAESTEEHTKLAKTMQETCEKLTKKEEQCTSLATESESLRSQLSGLERKLKAADEKLEQLSKDKSKLENDISDMMKASGDSSVQLTKMNEDLIQKERRLEELQSQLAEEKEKVAHMNEQLQQQQSRREQELKETRDTHQSQIKDLQEKIASLEKTVKQGETLVEELRASQEKSLSQASELHVKEREVLQSQVDKLKQELSSSKNKTQELEKLVSELQPYKEQAQCLSAELETYKHDVEHLSKKLEKQSLDLENLCKESEDVKAKKDKLEKQLSDVQTKLSALEIRHQELSVQNEELLITRDKLSKYQEELITSNKCFDEERMSLNTELKKLKDLLQEVQTENKNLKHSKSEHQAQIEELQRQYAEKNDLLLKHQQDIEQIQAKKKQLLEDYENICKERNRLEEDLNESKSKLTSEKDNLILERDAARNAKKSLDAKNAELQEKLKSLNLEKEDLTMKNTQLQALTETLTKEKVEMSSEISASVLDKKSLETVKEELQNKLTVAKKDLESSVRECEELKASKMSLAQILEEFKTSSQVTDSERLHLLQEKEELLAIQRKVCNEKEELLKEIEELKEKLKISTEQLSQSNEKSKEALSSFEQERQAFRLQNSETEMALHDIRKEKMSLDSALEQQKMDYERLAGEKGELEEKHTKAVSDKNVLSVERDKLASEMRTIKDQLDCYSRANADLMQEKSHLTTLLEENKRQKDEVEAEVTSLKREKADLQNELQKHNSDIEILEKDKTELAQEHSKLKMEFEKANLVLVQQVDNLKNVNQHLQSLQTEADKKVQSLQEENQGLLQAMQELKSQTESVSEAKHLLETQLQAESTERSKVTSDKDCLSKQIDELQKTLSKVTQQNEEVSSNLKNANEQKKSLMVDMEALKTQLKQQGQESSQLTEDKEQLLSKLEEMGKQMTLLTTEKEDLLAVKCKLEQDVSSLHSSQGNWLTEQSRLLEELEKLQASQRQLEVDVKALQTDKELLEKQYKNAVAEVSASAIVKEEISCSISNLTAQKNALQVERDEVTQQVTQLESQLKNAISKQLEATEASGKTAEALEQLTKEKANLMQEKNKAQYLLEELQSSKQEIETQLETLKKENSKYQEDLNVSKDQLCTETQRTKSLCQEIEELKEAVSVKSRSLEILQDENNKLTQELDNNHKDQGDLVKLKDEHSKLKKQLEELKQGLPNNAFSESTLKEQLDKEKAALQQSIHKNSALISEKDQQVENLRSELTVLRGESASVKTLQGTIQALERDKANLQERVQRLEKDLAAGPDTINKSSGDAVLDQLREDKETAESQIEFLNSVIVDLQRKNEELKDKLEKMAAAALNGNNPSELDNYESHGQEPVRKKPPPRLFCDICDCFDLHDTEDCPTQTQMPDSPPHTTYHGNKGEERPYCDICEVFGHWTESCNDDQTF